CGCGACCTTCGCGGTGGCCTTCCTCGTACGGCCGCTCGGCGGCATGTTCTTCGGCCCGATGGGCGACAAGGTCGGCCGCAAGAAGGTCCTCGCACTGACGATGATCCTGATGGCGGTCGGCACGTTCGCGATCGGCCTGATCCCCTCGCACGACACGATCGGCGTCTGGGCCGCGGTCCTGCTGATCTTCTTCCGGATGCTCCAGGGCTTCTCGACGGGCGGTGAGTACGGCGGCGCCTCGACGTTCATCGCCGAGTACGCCCCCGACAAACGGCGCGGCTTCTTCGGCAGCTTCCTGGAGTTCGGCACCCTGGCCGGCTACGTGGGTGCGGCAGGCCTCGTGACGGCCCTGTACGCCCTGCTGAACGACGCGCAGATGGAGACCTGGGGGTGGAGGATCCCGTTCCTCGTCGCGGGCCCGCTGGGCCTGGTCGGCCTCTACCTGCGACTGCGCCTGGACGAGACCCCGGCCTTCCAGAAGCTGGAGGGCGGCACGGCGCACGCGAGCGAGGCGGCGGACGGCGTCGAGTCCACGGCCAAGGGTGACCTCGCGAAGATCTTCCGGCAGTACTGGCCGACGCTGATCCTCTGCATCTGCCTGGTCGGCGCGTACAACATCACCGACTACATGCTGCTGTCGTACATGCCGACGTACCTCTCCGACGAGCTCGGCTACAGCGAGACCCACGGGCTGCTGATCCTGCTGGCGGTGATGGTGTTCCTGATGACGATCATCAGCCAGGTCGGCAAGCTGTCCGACCGCTTCGGCCGCAAACCGCTGCTGATGGCGGGGATGCTGGGCTTCCTGTTCCTCTCCCTCCCCGCGTTCCTCCTCATCCGGGTGGACGGCATCCTCCCGATCACCATCGGCATGCTGATGCTGGGCCTCTCCCTGGTCTGCATGCTCGGCACGATGTCGGCGGCCCTCCCGGCCCTGTTCCCGACGAACGTCCG
The nucleotide sequence above comes from Streptomyces sp. NBC_01116. Encoded proteins:
- the proP gene encoding glycine betaine/L-proline transporter ProP — its product is MAASDPHQAADPEAVKRHPTLFRAIRKRRNPRLRRTDITVTDDAAVKRAVKAASLGNAMEWFDFGIYSYLAVTIGHVFFPSGNETTQLLSSFATFAVAFLVRPLGGMFFGPMGDKVGRKKVLALTMILMAVGTFAIGLIPSHDTIGVWAAVLLIFFRMLQGFSTGGEYGGASTFIAEYAPDKRRGFFGSFLEFGTLAGYVGAAGLVTALYALLNDAQMETWGWRIPFLVAGPLGLVGLYLRLRLDETPAFQKLEGGTAHASEAADGVESTAKGDLAKIFRQYWPTLILCICLVGAYNITDYMLLSYMPTYLSDELGYSETHGLLILLAVMVFLMTIISQVGKLSDRFGRKPLLMAGMLGFLFLSLPAFLLIRVDGILPITIGMLMLGLSLVCMLGTMSAALPALFPTNVRYGSLSVGYNLSASIFGGTTPLVITALISWTGSNLMPAYYAMAAALVGLIAVACMKETAQQPLIGSPPSVETDEEAAELVQSQAPDPKF